A part of Primulina eburnea isolate SZY01 chromosome 10, ASM2296580v1, whole genome shotgun sequence genomic DNA contains:
- the LOC140842872 gene encoding uncharacterized protein, with product MENSGRISIGGMPLPRLTKSNYDNWSIQMRALLGAQDAWEVVEKGYDEPDATGNQTANQLKALKETRMKDKTALYFLFQAVDESGFEMIAGAETSKEAWDTLEKVFKGADRVKQVRLQTLRGELESMKMKMSEGVSDYISRVQTVVNQLKRNGETLTDARVVEKILRSLTENFENVVCAIEESKNLGEMTIEELSSSLEAHEQRKKKKNESLEEAMQAKVSIKDEKVLYTQNIRGRGRDRGGYNNSRGGRGRGRGGYYEEKGQSSQQNWRGRGRGRGRGGRSNHSNIECFKCGKPGYYAKECKSNVKCYNCDKYGHYSKECYSEKKVEENANLVAEEETREDGVLLMAHKNTILDSDTVWYLDTGASNHMCGHKHQFKEMRKVEDGHVSFGDA from the coding sequence atggAAAATTCCGGGAGAATATCAATAGGAGGTATGCCACTGCCACGACTCACAAAATCAAACTACGACAATTGGAGTATTCAGATGCGTGCATTGCTCGGTGCGCAGGATGCTTGGGAAGTAGTCGAAAAGGGCTATGACGAGCCGGATGCAACAGGCAATCAAACTGCGAATCAGTTGAAGGCGTTGAAAGAAACGCGTATGAAAGACAAGACTGCCCTCTATTTCTTGTTCCAAGCTGTGGATGAATCGGGTTTCGAGATGATTGCCGGTGCAGAAACTTCGAAGGAAGCATGGGACACTTTGGAAAAAGTGTTCAAAGGCGCCGACCGAGTAAAGCAAGTAAGACTCCAAACTCTACGCGGCGAGTTGGAAAGTATGAAGATGAAGATGTCAGAAGGGGTATCCGACTACATCTCGCGTGTGCAAACAGTGGTAAATCAACTTAAACGAAATGGAGAAACTCTAACTGATGCAAGGGTGGTGGAGAAAATTTTGCGGTCACTGACCGAAAATTTTGAGAATGTCGTTTGTGCAATTGAGGAGTCAAAAAATTTGGGAGAGATGACCATTGAAGAGCTTTCTAGTTCTCTTGAGGCGCATGAACAAcgcaagaagaagaagaacgagTCGCTTGAAGAAGCGATGCAAGCCAAGGTATCTATCAAAGACGAAAAGGTCTTATATACTCAAAATATTCGTGGTAGAGGACGTGACCGTGGAGGTTACAACAATAGTCGTGGTGGTAGAGGCCGCGGTCGAGGTGGATACTATGAAGAAAAGGGGCAGTCAAGCCAACAAAATTGGCGAGGTAGAGGACGAGGTCGTGGAAGAGGCGGACGATCAAATCATTCGAATATtgagtgcttcaagtgtgggaAGCCTGGGTACTACGCAAAAGAGTGCAAATCAAATGTCAAGTGTTATAATTGCGATAAGTATGGGCACTATTCAAAGGAGTGCTATTCCGAGAAAAAggtagaagaaaatgcaaatcTAGTAGCGGAAGAGGAGACAAGAGAAGATGGTGTACTCTTGATGGCCCACAAAAATACCATTCTCGATAGCGATACGGTGTGGTATCTCGATACTGGCGCTAGCAACCACATGTGCGGACACAAGCACCAATTTAAGGAAATGCGAAAGGTTGAGGATGGACACGTGTCATTCGGAGACGCATAA